In one window of Rhizobium sp. ACO-34A DNA:
- a CDS encoding acetolactate synthase small subunit, protein MNAQLQPTGSAYFIAKETAAIESHTLSVLVDNEPGVLARVIGLFSGRGYNIESLTVSETEHEAHLSRITIVTRGTPSVLEQIKAQLERIVPVHRVLDLTVRAKELGQERPIEREVALVKVVAEGEMRAETLRLADAFQAKVVDATVEHFIFEITGKSSKIDQFVAIMKPLGLNEICRTGIAAMNRGSQGM, encoded by the coding sequence ATGAACGCACAGCTTCAACCCACCGGCTCGGCCTACTTCATCGCGAAGGAAACGGCGGCCATCGAGAGCCATACGCTATCGGTTCTCGTCGATAACGAACCGGGCGTTCTTGCCCGGGTCATCGGCCTTTTTTCCGGTCGGGGCTATAACATCGAAAGCCTGACGGTTTCCGAGACCGAGCATGAGGCGCATCTGTCGCGCATCACCATCGTCACGCGCGGTACGCCGAGCGTCCTGGAGCAGATCAAGGCCCAGCTCGAGCGTATCGTGCCGGTACATCGGGTTCTCGATCTCACCGTGCGGGCGAAGGAGCTTGGTCAGGAACGGCCGATCGAGCGCGAGGTCGCGCTGGTGAAAGTGGTTGCCGAAGGCGAGATGCGCGCCGAGACCCTGCGCCTCGCCGATGCCTTCCAGGCGAAGGTGGTCGACGCGACGGTCGAGCATTTCATCTTCGAGATTACCGGCAAGTCCTCCAAGATCGACCAGTTCGTGGCGATCATGAAGCCGCTCGGCCTCAATGAAATCTGCCGCACCGGAATCGCGGCAATGAACCGCGGTTCGCAGGGCATGTGA
- a CDS encoding acetolactate synthase 3 large subunit: MTGKDNQMTGAEIVLRALKENGVEHIFGYPGGAVLPIYDEIFQQEDIQHILVRHEQGAGHAAEGYARSTGKVGVLLVTSGPGATNAVTPLQDALMDSIPLVCISGQVPTSLIGSDAFQECDTVGITRPCTKHNWLVKDVNELAGVIHEAFRIAQSGRPGPVLVDVPKDVQFATGTYTPPSAHVAQRSYQPKVQGDENAIRAAIELMAHARRPVFYTGGGVVNSGPEASKLLRELVELTDFPITSTLMGLGAYPASGKNWLGMLGMHGSYEANMAMHDCDVMVCVGARFDDRITGRLNAFSPNSKKIHIDIDPSSINKNVRVDVPITGDVGNVLEDMVRLWRALPKKPEAAQTAEWKESIARWKARRSFAYTPSKDVIMPQYAIERLYHLTKDRDTYITTEVGQHQMWAAQFFGFEKPNRWMTSGGLGTMGYGFPAAIGVQIAHPESLVIDIAGDASIQMCIQEMSCAVQHEAPVKIFILNNQYMGMVRQWQQLLHGNRLSNSYTEAMPDFVKLAEAYGAVGLRCDKPDELDDAIMEMINVKKPVIFDCRVANLANCFPMIPSGKAHNEMLLPDEATDEAVATAIDAKGRQLV; this comes from the coding sequence ATGACGGGTAAAGACAATCAGATGACCGGCGCGGAAATCGTTCTGCGAGCGCTGAAGGAAAACGGTGTTGAACATATCTTCGGCTATCCCGGCGGAGCCGTGTTGCCGATCTATGACGAAATCTTCCAGCAGGAAGATATCCAGCACATCCTCGTCCGTCACGAACAGGGGGCGGGGCATGCCGCGGAAGGCTATGCCCGCTCCACAGGCAAGGTTGGCGTTCTGCTGGTAACCTCCGGCCCTGGCGCGACAAATGCCGTTACACCGCTGCAGGACGCCTTGATGGACTCGATCCCGCTGGTCTGCATTTCCGGCCAGGTTCCGACGAGCCTGATCGGGTCCGATGCCTTCCAGGAATGCGATACCGTCGGTATCACGCGCCCCTGCACCAAGCACAACTGGCTGGTCAAGGACGTCAATGAACTCGCCGGTGTCATCCACGAGGCCTTCCGCATTGCGCAGAGTGGCCGCCCCGGCCCGGTTCTGGTCGATGTTCCGAAGGATGTCCAGTTCGCGACCGGTACCTATACGCCGCCTTCGGCGCATGTTGCGCAGAGAAGCTACCAGCCCAAGGTTCAGGGTGACGAGAACGCCATTCGGGCGGCCATCGAACTGATGGCGCATGCCCGCCGTCCGGTCTTCTATACCGGTGGTGGTGTCGTCAATTCCGGGCCGGAAGCATCCAAGCTGCTGCGCGAGCTTGTCGAGCTCACCGATTTCCCGATCACGTCCACCCTGATGGGTCTTGGCGCCTATCCTGCCTCGGGCAAGAACTGGCTCGGCATGCTCGGCATGCACGGTTCCTACGAAGCCAACATGGCGATGCATGACTGTGACGTCATGGTCTGCGTGGGCGCGCGCTTCGACGACCGCATTACCGGCCGTCTCAATGCCTTCTCGCCGAACTCGAAGAAGATCCATATCGATATCGATCCGTCCTCGATCAACAAGAACGTTCGCGTCGATGTTCCGATCACCGGCGATGTCGGGAACGTGCTTGAAGACATGGTTCGCCTGTGGCGGGCGCTGCCGAAGAAGCCCGAGGCGGCCCAGACGGCAGAGTGGAAGGAAAGCATTGCTCGCTGGAAGGCGCGCCGCTCCTTCGCCTATACGCCGTCGAAGGACGTCATCATGCCGCAATATGCCATCGAGCGGCTGTACCATCTGACGAAGGATCGCGACACCTACATCACCACCGAAGTCGGCCAGCACCAGATGTGGGCCGCGCAGTTCTTCGGTTTCGAGAAGCCGAACCGGTGGATGACCTCGGGCGGTCTCGGCACGATGGGCTACGGCTTCCCGGCGGCCATCGGGGTACAGATCGCCCATCCGGAAAGCCTCGTCATCGACATCGCCGGCGATGCGTCGATCCAGATGTGCATTCAGGAAATGTCCTGCGCGGTGCAGCATGAAGCGCCGGTCAAGATCTTCATCCTGAACAACCAGTACATGGGCATGGTTCGCCAGTGGCAGCAGCTGCTGCATGGCAACCGCCTGTCGAATTCCTACACCGAGGCCATGCCTGACTTCGTCAAGCTCGCCGAGGCCTATGGCGCCGTTGGTCTGCGTTGCGACAAGCCGGATGAACTCGACGATGCCATCATGGAGATGATCAACGTCAAGAAGCCGGTGATCTTCGATTGCCGCGTCGCCAATCTCGCCAACTGCTTCCCGATGATCCCTTCGGGCAAGGCGCATAACGAGATGCTGCTGCCGGACGAAGCGACCGACGAGGCCGTTGCGACGGCGATCGACGCCAAGGGCCGCCAGCTGGTTTGA
- a CDS encoding nitrile hydratase accessory protein, which yields MSACDAPSPLRQSPGLPKSAEGDPVFVEPWNAQAFAMTVHLHERGLFSWGEWAEALSAELHRPERAEDGSDYFDGWVAALTGLLVAKGLADADTVLALQESWKRAAEATPHGRPILLENDPMRV from the coding sequence TTGTCCGCCTGTGATGCGCCATCTCCGCTCCGCCAATCACCCGGGTTGCCGAAATCGGCCGAGGGCGATCCGGTCTTCGTCGAGCCGTGGAACGCGCAGGCCTTTGCCATGACCGTGCATCTGCATGAGAGGGGCCTGTTTTCCTGGGGAGAGTGGGCAGAGGCGCTTTCCGCCGAGTTGCACAGGCCCGAACGCGCCGAGGACGGCTCGGACTATTTCGACGGCTGGGTCGCTGCGCTGACCGGGCTGCTGGTCGCCAAGGGACTTGCCGACGCCGATACGGTGCTTGCCCTGCAGGAGAGCTGGAAGCGGGCAGCGGAAGCAACACCGCATGGCCGTCCGATCCTGCTCGAAAACGACCCGATGCGGGTTTAG
- a CDS encoding nitrile hydratase subunit beta — protein MNGPHDLGGQMGFGPVAPEKDEPLFHAEWEKRALGLTLGCGAFGAWNIDESRHARENIPPANYLSASYYEIWIRALDTLLERHGFATREELLSGRNLGQGATPKRVLTADMVPGVLARGGPCDRPVYNEPLFSVGDRVRTRNFNPETHTRLPRYARAKIGVIEAVQGSYVFADDNAHGKGENPEWIYTVVFDAGEIWGEGADPSLTVSIDAWESYLVRL, from the coding sequence ATGAACGGTCCTCACGACCTTGGCGGCCAGATGGGCTTCGGCCCGGTGGCGCCGGAAAAGGACGAGCCGCTCTTTCATGCGGAGTGGGAGAAGCGGGCGCTCGGGCTGACGCTTGGCTGCGGCGCTTTCGGAGCATGGAATATCGACGAAAGCCGTCACGCCCGGGAGAATATTCCGCCGGCGAATTATCTTTCCGCAAGCTACTACGAGATCTGGATTCGAGCGCTGGACACGCTTCTGGAGCGGCATGGCTTTGCAACGCGCGAGGAGCTTTTATCCGGCCGGAACCTTGGTCAGGGTGCTACGCCAAAGCGTGTTCTGACGGCTGACATGGTGCCTGGTGTTCTGGCGCGAGGCGGCCCCTGTGACCGGCCTGTGTACAACGAACCTCTTTTCTCGGTAGGAGACCGCGTTCGCACCCGGAATTTCAATCCGGAAACCCATACACGGCTGCCACGCTATGCCCGCGCCAAGATCGGGGTGATCGAGGCTGTGCAGGGCAGCTACGTCTTTGCCGACGACAACGCCCATGGCAAGGGCGAGAACCCGGAATGGATCTATACGGTCGTGTTCGATGCCGGGGAGATCTGGGGAGAGGGAGCCGATCCGTCGCTGACGGTCTCGATCGATGCGTGGGAGAGCTATCTTGTCCGCCTGTGA
- a CDS encoding lysine transporter LysE, with protein MAGWWTHGYFASDFRGLILDTATLSALVGFAFATSITPGPNNMMLFASGVNFGFRRTVPHMLGIGVGFLSLLIGVGLGLGALLATVPLLYTGLKIAGGIYLLYIAWKIGMSRTLGDGEAAARPMTFLAAAAFQWVNPKAWVMAVTAMSVYIDADQYLWSVVLVGLVFAAVNLPSVSTWAGFGSVLREWLSVPARLKWFNITMALLLVASLWPMLK; from the coding sequence ATGGCCGGATGGTGGACGCATGGCTATTTTGCCTCCGATTTCAGGGGGCTCATCTTGGATACTGCTACTCTTTCGGCACTGGTCGGCTTCGCTTTCGCGACGTCCATCACACCGGGCCCGAACAACATGATGCTGTTTGCTTCAGGCGTGAATTTCGGTTTCCGGCGCACGGTTCCGCATATGCTTGGCATCGGGGTCGGTTTTCTGTCGCTGCTGATCGGGGTGGGCCTTGGGCTTGGCGCGCTGCTTGCGACCGTGCCGCTGCTCTACACCGGTCTCAAGATCGCCGGTGGGATCTACCTTCTCTACATAGCCTGGAAGATCGGCATGTCGCGGACGCTCGGCGACGGAGAGGCGGCGGCGCGGCCGATGACTTTTCTCGCTGCTGCTGCCTTTCAGTGGGTCAACCCGAAGGCGTGGGTGATGGCCGTCACGGCGATGTCCGTCTATATCGATGCCGACCAGTATCTCTGGAGCGTCGTGCTCGTCGGGCTGGTCTTTGCCGCGGTCAACCTGCCGAGCGTCTCCACCTGGGCAGGTTTCGGCTCGGTTCTGCGCGAATGGCTGTCGGTGCCGGCGCGGCTCAAATGGTTCAACATCACCATGGCCCTCCTGCTGGTCGCGAGCCTCTGGCCGATGCTGAAATGA
- a CDS encoding glutathione S-transferase translates to MTLKLYFHPLASFCHKVLIALYENDMPFEPVIVDLGDEASREAFRQVWPPLKFPVLVDEARQAIVAESATVIDYLDSFANPARPLIPRDPDLAWQARLWDRLFDDMLQLPMQKVVLDALRPLDSRDPFGVKQAKDEIRTAYAFMEERWPQAGWAIGPNFTLADCSAVPALFYADTISPLGEEFPRLKAYFQRLKQRPSVARVLREAEPYFPMFPLDPKPVL, encoded by the coding sequence ATGACGCTGAAGCTCTATTTCCACCCGCTCGCATCCTTCTGCCACAAGGTGCTGATCGCTCTCTACGAGAACGACATGCCCTTCGAACCCGTTATCGTCGATCTCGGCGACGAAGCCTCACGCGAGGCGTTCAGGCAGGTCTGGCCACCCTTGAAGTTCCCGGTGCTGGTCGATGAGGCGCGGCAGGCAATCGTCGCCGAATCCGCCACCGTCATCGATTATCTCGACAGTTTCGCCAATCCGGCCAGGCCTCTCATCCCACGCGATCCCGATCTCGCCTGGCAGGCCCGCCTGTGGGACCGCCTGTTCGACGACATGCTGCAACTGCCGATGCAGAAGGTCGTGCTGGATGCCCTTCGCCCCCTCGACAGCCGGGATCCCTTCGGGGTGAAGCAGGCGAAGGACGAAATCCGCACCGCCTACGCCTTCATGGAGGAACGCTGGCCGCAAGCCGGTTGGGCCATCGGCCCGAACTTCACGCTCGCCGATTGCTCAGCCGTGCCGGCCCTGTTTTACGCCGACACGATCTCTCCGCTCGGCGAGGAATTTCCCCGCCTCAAGGCCTATTTCCAGCGCCTGAAGCAACGGCCGTCAGTCGCGCGCGTACTGCGGGAGGCGGAACCCTATTTCCCGATGTTCCCGCTCGACCCCAAGCCTGTTCTCTGA
- a CDS encoding tRNA (adenosine(37)-N6)-dimethylallyltransferase MiaA translates to MMDNLGNDIDAILITGPTASGKSALALDFAKRFGGQVVNADSMQVYDVLRVLTARPSEEEMAGIAHHLYGHVPPGNTYSTGNWLREAGDLLSRLKARNVLPVIVGGTGLYFKALTGGLSDMPAVPDDIRTTLRGRLSAEGAEVLHRELAARDPAMAERLNPQDGQRIVRALEVLETTGQSISEFQGKAGPMLVDPARARKFVVLPDRALLHERINRRFAGMFEQGAVEEVEALLALGLSPEMPAMKAIGVSQIAGMMKGELSREEVIELASTATRQYAKRQMTWFRNQMDESWERIDPVTFSAQSLR, encoded by the coding sequence ATGATGGATAACCTTGGAAATGATATCGACGCGATCCTGATAACCGGGCCGACTGCCAGCGGCAAGTCCGCGCTGGCGCTCGATTTCGCAAAGCGTTTCGGCGGGCAGGTGGTCAACGCCGACAGCATGCAGGTCTATGACGTCCTGCGGGTGCTGACGGCGCGTCCATCGGAAGAGGAAATGGCGGGCATTGCCCACCATCTTTATGGGCATGTTCCCCCCGGCAACACCTATTCGACCGGTAACTGGCTGCGTGAAGCCGGGGATCTGCTCTCCCGGCTGAAGGCTCGCAACGTGCTGCCGGTGATCGTGGGAGGCACGGGGCTCTACTTCAAGGCGTTGACCGGTGGTCTTTCCGACATGCCGGCCGTGCCCGATGATATCCGGACGACATTGAGAGGGCGACTTTCTGCGGAAGGTGCGGAGGTGCTTCACCGAGAACTCGCCGCGCGCGATCCAGCGATGGCCGAACGCCTCAATCCGCAGGATGGCCAGCGGATCGTGCGGGCGCTTGAAGTGCTTGAGACGACGGGGCAGTCGATCTCCGAGTTTCAGGGCAAGGCCGGTCCCATGCTGGTCGATCCTGCCCGCGCTCGCAAATTCGTGGTGTTGCCGGATCGTGCGCTCCTGCATGAGAGGATCAACCGGCGCTTTGCCGGCATGTTCGAGCAGGGCGCCGTCGAGGAGGTCGAAGCGTTGCTGGCGCTCGGGCTTTCTCCCGAAATGCCGGCGATGAAGGCGATCGGTGTTTCCCAGATCGCAGGGATGATGAAAGGCGAACTGTCGCGTGAGGAGGTCATCGAATTGGCATCGACTGCGACCCGTCAATATGCCAAGCGGCAGATGACGTGGTTTCGCAACCAGATGGATGAAAGCTGGGAGCGGATCGATCCCGTTACCTTCTCCGCTCAGTCCTTGCGGTAG
- a CDS encoding phosphoserine phosphatase SerB, producing MALVATLIANPSNPVLSSTIAEKAADAVKASGLYWLADGIACDIALKDGTDLTEAETALRAAIEGLPIDLAIQDADVRRKKFLIADMDSTMIGQECIDELAAEVGLKEKVSAITARAMNGEIAFEPALRERVALLKGLPVTVVDEVIAKRITLTPGGPELIATMKAKGHYTALVSGGFTVFTSRIAATLGFHENRANILIEDNGALAGAVEEPILGKQAKVDALIDITGKLGIDPADVIAVGDGANDLGMLELAGSGVALHAKPAVAAQAKIRIDHGDLTALLYLQGYRKADFVAP from the coding sequence ATGGCTCTCGTTGCCACGCTTATTGCCAATCCGTCAAATCCCGTTCTCTCATCCACCATCGCCGAAAAGGCCGCCGATGCGGTGAAGGCCTCCGGTCTCTACTGGCTCGCGGACGGCATCGCCTGCGACATCGCGCTCAAGGATGGCACGGACCTCACGGAAGCGGAAACGGCGCTGCGTGCCGCAATCGAGGGGCTTCCGATCGACCTCGCCATTCAGGATGCCGATGTCAGGCGCAAGAAGTTCCTGATCGCGGACATGGATTCGACCATGATCGGCCAGGAATGCATCGACGAACTGGCAGCCGAAGTCGGATTGAAGGAAAAGGTCTCGGCGATTACAGCACGTGCCATGAACGGCGAGATCGCCTTCGAGCCCGCCCTCAGGGAGCGTGTCGCCCTGCTCAAGGGCCTGCCGGTCACAGTCGTCGACGAAGTAATCGCCAAACGCATCACGCTGACGCCGGGTGGACCGGAACTGATCGCCACGATGAAGGCCAAGGGGCATTACACCGCCCTGGTCTCCGGTGGCTTCACGGTCTTCACCTCGCGCATCGCCGCGACCCTCGGCTTCCATGAAAACCGTGCCAACATTCTGATCGAGGACAATGGCGCGCTGGCCGGCGCGGTAGAAGAGCCGATCCTCGGCAAGCAGGCCAAGGTCGACGCTCTCATCGACATCACCGGCAAGCTCGGCATCGATCCCGCCGATGTGATCGCCGTCGGCGACGGCGCAAACGACCTCGGCATGCTGGAACTGGCCGGATCGGGCGTCGCCCTTCACGCCAAGCCGGCAGTCGCCGCGCAGGCGAAGATCCGCATCGACCACGGGGACCTCACCGCACTCCTTTACCTGCAGGGCTATCGCAAGGCCGATTTCGTCGCACCCTGA
- a CDS encoding aldo/keto reductase, whose translation MHDPIPTVTLPSGLDIPALGLGTWKMGETRGRALEEIDSLRLGLDLGMTLIDTAEMYGDGGAEKIVGKALEDRRDEVFLVSKVYPWNASYEKTIAACRASLARLGTDRLDLYLLHWRGEYPLEETVAAFEHLKKEGTIGAWGVSNFDVDDMEELFSVPDGENCAANQVLYNLGRRGIEYDLLPWCQQRGIPVMAYSPIEQGRLAHHPDLIRIAKTYQATPAQVALAFVLERDGVIAIPKSANLRRVRENRDAVDLDISNEDWAELDAAFPPPDEKMPLEML comes from the coding sequence ATGCACGACCCGATTCCCACGGTAACTCTTCCCTCCGGCCTGGATATTCCGGCCCTTGGCCTCGGCACATGGAAGATGGGAGAGACAAGAGGTCGTGCGCTTGAGGAGATCGACAGCCTGCGGCTCGGGCTCGACCTCGGCATGACGCTGATCGACACCGCCGAAATGTATGGCGATGGCGGCGCGGAAAAAATCGTCGGCAAGGCGCTGGAAGATCGTCGCGACGAGGTGTTCCTCGTCAGCAAGGTCTATCCCTGGAATGCCAGCTACGAAAAGACTATCGCCGCCTGCCGGGCAAGCCTTGCGCGCCTTGGCACCGACCGGCTCGATCTCTACCTGCTACACTGGCGCGGAGAATATCCGCTTGAAGAAACCGTGGCTGCCTTCGAACACCTGAAGAAGGAAGGCACGATCGGCGCCTGGGGCGTATCGAATTTCGACGTCGATGATATGGAGGAATTGTTCTCCGTGCCCGATGGAGAAAACTGTGCAGCCAATCAGGTGCTCTACAATCTCGGCCGCCGCGGCATCGAATACGATCTCCTTCCCTGGTGCCAGCAGCGGGGCATTCCCGTCATGGCCTACTCGCCGATCGAACAGGGCCGTCTCGCGCACCATCCAGACCTGATCCGCATCGCCAAGACCTATCAGGCAACGCCGGCGCAGGTGGCACTTGCCTTCGTGCTGGAACGCGATGGCGTGATCGCCATCCCGAAATCCGCCAACCTGAGGCGCGTGCGTGAAAACCGCGATGCGGTCGACCTCGATATCAGTAACGAGGACTGGGCGGAACTCGACGCCGCCTTCCCGCCGCCGGATGAAAAGATGCCGCTGGAAATGCTCTGA
- a CDS encoding ATPase: protein MRNDDLKTSGSAGEQDRRDRMHPGYRMLGRVVACNGSRATISAVAEEGSTDLTELWSVGRLISISVGENRVVALAYSMQTGSRDWGEEADNYFLIEVELLGEVHKGARGQDEFSTGISRYPYLGAVAHRIRAADLLRIYDSRKGSSCAIGKLTQDESIDATIHIPSMLSKHFAVVGSTGVGKSTAVSLLLRKAIEADPKLRVLILDPHNEFAAAFPEHAVVVDTDTLDLPFWLMKLEEFAEVLFRGRPPVPEELDILRDLMPEAKRAFRGNESALMRRSSDKSSITADTPVPYRMADLLALIDDRIGRLEGRGDKPFMRALKMRIMSAINDPRYHFMFSNNTISDTIMETIAEIFRIPGDDRPICTFQLAGIPSEVVNSVASVLCRMAFELALWSNGAIHMLVVCEEAHRYIPSDPSLGFFPTRQAIARIAKEGRKYGVSLGIITQRPGELDQTILSQCSTLFAMRLTNDRDQEIIRSAIPDSSISTTSFISSIGNGEAIAFGEAIAVPMRMRFSRVDSSHLPKANGAVAKHSEENPDTVDLRSIIARMRSVSAPDISSFQQSFETSFPGNRPEENPRSFTDITPPSLEPDEDDLEIPTHLGPNATFDEIRQTLLAPEHAAPATHPVSAVAPEPPPAVEPYRPDMLPVSRFEEERAALQREGIFPQPPRERDEPAPYSSIRSQEPSAPANPSFGSTLRREGSSLRESILKKPLSSLYRKD from the coding sequence TTGCGTAACGACGATCTCAAGACTTCCGGCAGCGCTGGCGAACAGGATCGCCGCGACCGCATGCATCCGGGCTATCGCATGCTCGGGCGCGTCGTCGCCTGCAATGGTTCCCGCGCCACCATATCCGCCGTGGCGGAGGAAGGATCGACAGATCTTACCGAACTCTGGTCCGTCGGGCGGCTGATTTCGATCAGTGTCGGCGAAAACCGCGTCGTGGCGCTGGCCTATTCGATGCAAACCGGCTCCCGAGATTGGGGCGAAGAGGCAGACAACTATTTCCTGATCGAGGTCGAACTGCTCGGAGAGGTCCACAAGGGCGCCCGCGGGCAGGACGAGTTCTCGACCGGCATTTCACGTTATCCCTATCTCGGCGCCGTCGCCCACCGCATACGCGCTGCCGACCTCCTGCGCATCTACGACAGCCGCAAGGGTTCCTCCTGCGCCATCGGCAAGCTCACGCAGGACGAAAGCATCGACGCGACGATTCACATTCCCTCGATGCTTTCCAAGCATTTCGCCGTCGTCGGCTCCACCGGCGTCGGCAAGTCGACGGCCGTTTCTCTTCTGCTGCGCAAGGCGATCGAGGCCGATCCGAAATTGCGCGTCCTCATCCTCGACCCGCACAACGAATTCGCTGCCGCCTTCCCCGAGCATGCTGTGGTCGTCGATACCGACACGCTGGACCTACCCTTCTGGCTGATGAAGCTCGAGGAGTTCGCCGAAGTGCTGTTCCGCGGCCGCCCGCCGGTACCGGAGGAACTCGACATTCTCCGCGATCTCATGCCTGAAGCGAAGCGCGCCTTCCGCGGCAACGAGTCCGCCCTGATGCGCCGTTCGTCGGACAAGAGCTCGATCACCGCCGATACGCCGGTGCCTTACCGCATGGCCGACCTTCTGGCGCTGATCGACGACCGCATCGGCCGGCTGGAAGGCCGCGGCGACAAGCCGTTCATGCGTGCGCTGAAGATGCGCATCATGTCGGCGATCAACGATCCGCGTTACCACTTCATGTTCTCCAACAACACGATCAGCGACACGATCATGGAGACGATTGCGGAAATCTTCCGCATTCCGGGAGATGACAGGCCGATCTGCACCTTCCAGCTCGCCGGCATCCCGTCAGAAGTGGTGAATTCCGTCGCCTCGGTTCTCTGCCGCATGGCCTTCGAACTGGCGCTCTGGTCAAACGGCGCGATCCACATGCTCGTCGTCTGCGAAGAGGCGCATCGCTACATTCCGTCCGACCCAAGCCTCGGCTTCTTCCCGACGCGGCAAGCCATCGCCCGCATCGCCAAGGAAGGCCGCAAGTACGGCGTATCGCTCGGCATCATCACGCAGCGCCCCGGCGAACTCGACCAGACGATCCTGTCGCAGTGCTCGACCCTCTTCGCCATGCGCCTGACCAACGACCGGGACCAGGAAATCATCCGTTCCGCCATCCCGGATTCCTCGATCTCCACCACGAGCTTCATTTCCTCGATCGGCAATGGCGAGGCGATCGCATTCGGCGAAGCGATTGCCGTGCCGATGCGCATGCGCTTTTCGCGCGTCGACAGTAGCCATCTGCCAAAGGCCAATGGTGCGGTCGCCAAGCACAGCGAGGAAAACCCCGATACCGTTGATCTCAGGTCGATCATCGCCCGCATGCGCTCCGTGAGCGCGCCGGACATTTCCTCCTTCCAGCAGAGTTTCGAGACATCATTCCCGGGTAATAGGCCGGAAGAGAATCCGAGAAGTTTTACCGACATCACGCCGCCTTCTCTGGAGCCGGACGAGGACGATTTGGAGATCCCGACCCATCTCGGCCCCAACGCCACCTTCGATGAAATCCGGCAGACGCTTTTGGCACCTGAGCATGCTGCCCCGGCAACCCACCCTGTTTCTGCCGTTGCGCCGGAACCGCCGCCGGCGGTGGAGCCCTACCGCCCCGACATGCTGCCCGTCAGCAGGTTTGAGGAAGAACGAGCAGCTCTGCAACGCGAAGGCATATTCCCGCAGCCGCCACGAGAGCGGGACGAACCGGCGCCCTATTCAAGCATCCGCTCGCAAGAGCCTTCGGCACCCGCCAACCCTTCCTTCGGCAGCACGCTGCGCCGCGAGGGCAGCTCCCTTCGCGAAAGCATCCTGAAGAAGCCGCTCTCCAGCCTCTACCGCAAGGACTGA
- a CDS encoding nitrile hydratase subunit alpha, with translation MQARVRALETLLTEKGLIDPAAIDAIVETYETKVGPRNGAHVVAKAWSEPAFAEWLKEDATAAIASLGYTGRQGEHMRAVFNTPETHNMVVCTLCSCYPWAVLGLPPVWYKAPAYRSRAVINPRAVLEEFGVTLSSDKKIRVWDSTAELRYIVVPERPLGTDGLDQETLAALVTRDSMIGTGLALPPEGAR, from the coding sequence ATGCAGGCGCGGGTTCGCGCGCTGGAAACGCTGCTGACGGAGAAGGGTCTTATCGATCCGGCGGCAATCGATGCGATCGTCGAGACCTATGAGACCAAGGTCGGCCCACGAAACGGCGCCCATGTGGTTGCCAAGGCATGGAGCGAGCCGGCCTTTGCCGAGTGGCTGAAGGAAGATGCGACGGCGGCGATTGCGAGCCTCGGCTATACCGGGCGGCAGGGCGAGCATATGCGAGCTGTATTCAATACGCCCGAGACCCACAACATGGTCGTCTGTACCCTCTGCTCCTGTTACCCGTGGGCGGTCCTTGGCCTTCCGCCGGTCTGGTACAAGGCACCGGCCTATCGTTCGCGCGCCGTCATCAATCCGCGTGCTGTGCTTGAGGAGTTCGGTGTGACGCTTTCTTCCGACAAGAAGATCCGCGTCTGGGATTCGACGGCCGAGCTTCGTTACATCGTCGTGCCGGAACGACCCTTAGGTACCGACGGGCTGGATCAGGAGACGCTTGCTGCCCTCGTTACCCGGGATTCCATGATCGGCACCGGTCTTGCGCTGCCGCCGGAGGGCGCGCGATGA